The sequence acttaaccattaatgtagcatattccctttattatgaaatctccctacactgtaccaagtgtagtaaaaacgaagtactatgcaaccgtttatgatactagagcgactagcccggttggggttgtcaaacccgatagatctatcaataggattcgcgcttacatgttcttacaacatgtaaatattagttaccaagctattagggaagatatgcaaggtggtacaactcaacgtagaatatattttaagttcttgtgtccatagcgtaaaatataaaatgcatgtattctcatcccaaaatatttttagagtttaaaaatgggactatatactcacggtagtaaaagtatattaataataagttttcaacttattaaaaatatggccgtcgtccttgaattcacgaatctataacaataataatgattcagataataatacgacatgtgaataaaataaaaaaagttcatagaatacttatgtatattaatttttaatatttttatgttagtagtcctttgttagtagtccaaaatagtccgaaatgtccaacagtccaataatcggtatacatataatcttagaattaccccatgacgtattgtatacgtattgtctttgcatcaacccagagacgtattttatatgtattgtcttagaatttatcaaaacgtattgtatacttattgtcttaggatttatcaaaacgtattgtatacttattgtcatggaatgtaccaagattattatatatatacaatctcggaattaaccaagattataatattttgttatactaatgataacatgtccaaatatatataggatataggaaaagttagcaaggatatggttaatatagtttttacaatataaatttcgtccatacaacgttaattttagcagattttgttttgctcgccaaatattcattacaactccgtttaaagtgaatcaaatttctatggattccttaagaagtagattttacaaaaccaattcaaaaaaTTCAGCCCAAGtaataatttttagagctttaccatcTTTTTGTGTAGGTGGACAGACTTGGAAAAATCcgggcacccacccaatatatgatttttgataaaatactttcactttgtctaaaatcatgaaagaaatactggaagtcttatttacatatattaacatacttccaaagtcttagcctcgaactcaaagtctaagataggtttttaattcccaacccaaaacagcccgctttttaccgaatggagattaaacgatatatgttaagtttcaaggtgttcttcatatgtacaagttataagttcttatattaacttaatataacatcataatacatataaataagtgttattagagttaagttagaaagataagattagtttttcaaacaagtttagaatcaactaaactatgttctagtttataaactcttatatagatagctatagacatatgaactgaacaagagttgaagtagagtttttacctcaagtttagaatgtaaagttgcttaaaagaagtagtagaacaaaacttgagagagttcttgcaagtgtgtgtgagaattggaagtaaaatttgaaaaatgaatgtgtaaaaatgagttagaaatggtgcttatttataggcttgaaaatttagtttttagtgaaaatatctaagataagttaaaatgtaatatgtcatggatgacatattaaatttattaggtcatggatgacatattacacaaataattacagatttctattggtatatacgaatagtaaatacttctagaagttgtgtataatacgggtaaaaatgtcgtatgaatgcgagtagaattcttgaggaaattgaacgaaaatacgagtatagctatcctttatatgtattggtatattataaagtgtatttaatatttgtaaggatgtatttatactcgtaatacattatatgtaaatacattttaacataagttaattacgtcgtttaaatagtaatatatatattgttcaaaaactctttaaattagtagtatgaaaatatatatataatactttgttaatatacttaatgagatatttaattatcatattttcaagttatatatatatatatatacacacacacacacacacacacacacacacacatatatatataattaatacaagttatgacgttcgtgaatcgtaagaataaaagggtgaataaaagcttgtgtaaaactctttccggaggttcaagacttattaaaattcattgcttatcaagtcgaaattattaaatcatgtaaataatataatcaagtagtcggaaaaatccgggtcgttacaaaattgGTAGTGATAAGGTCATAATATCACACCTTCAATATGCCGATGACACCATTATATTTGGAGAATGGGACAAAAGAAATGCCCGAAATTTGTTCAAGTTGCTAACATGTTTTGAAATATATTCAGGCTTGAAGGTGAATTTGTCAAAAAGTTGTCTATATGGTGTAGGGATTCAAAAATCCCATGTTGAAGAGTTAGCATCATATCTTGGATGCAACGCGGGTGAGTTCCCCTTCACATACCTCGGGCTATCTATTGGTCAAAAAATGTCGAAATGTAAAGATTGGAACCTATCATAGATAAATTCAATGCTAAACTCTCGGATTGAAAAGCAAAGTCGTTATCATTTGGTGGCCGTCTTACCCTAATTAAATCGGTGCTTACTAGTCTCCCATTATATGCTTTCTCCCTATTACGTGTCCCATCGAATGTCATCAACATCCTTGAAGGTTTGAGACGtaaatttttttggggcgggtcgggtgatAATTCTAAGATTTCATGGGTAAATTGGAATAATATTCTTCTACCATATGAGAGCGGGAGATTAAACAATGAATCCCTTAAAGCCAAAAACTTGGCTTTATTGGGAAAATGGTGGTGGCGATTTCTTATCGAGCCAAGTGCTCTTTGGGTAAAAGTCATCAAAAGTATCCACGGGCGGGATAGAGGGTTTGGACTTTTTTCATCAAATCACAATTTGATCAAAAGCTCAACATGGAGTAACATTCGAAAAATTGGTCACGAGATAAATAATCTTGATATTCAGTTTACTACATCTTTTGTAAAAACAATTAACAAGGGAGAAAGTACACTTTTTTGGAAAGATATATGGATAGGTAACCAAGCTCTTAGAGAAAGATTCAAAAGATTGTTCAAGTTAGAAAAGAATGAAGATGCAAGCGTGTACGACCGTCTGGACAGAACCGAACCTGATTGGAGTTTCAAGTGGGATTGATTCGCCAACCTTCAGGGAGAACAATTGATGAGCTCACTGATCTAAAAAATCTACTGCTCAGTTTCCAATTGGGTCAAATGATATCGATTCATGGAGATACAATTCTAACGGTAATGGGCTATTCTCAACTTCACTTCTTACTCAACAGATTGATGAAAAGCTACTACCGGATGTTCAAATTCCCAACGCTACTGCTCGAAATAATTTTTTACCTCAAAAGTTCGAAATTTTCGTTGGCCTCTTATGCTCATCCAACTGTATGGTACTCTCAATTTCcgattaaaatcaatatttttatttgGCGTTTAAAGATGCATCGTCTTGCTACAAAGGATAATCTTGTGCTCAAGGGTGTTTTACTCCCCAATCTTTCATGTGTGTGGTGCGAAGTGAATCCAGAAACAGAATTTCATGTGTTTGCTGCTTGTGCTATTAGTAGACAAATATGGGCTAACATTGGTTCATGGATTGGCATCGTTATTCCGACTTGGAACTCGATGGACGACATGtggtattggttcaacagtttgccTATTCACGGAAACAAACGGTTAGTTATGAGTAGTATCTTCTTTTCTTCCCTTTGGAACATTTGGCGGCTTCGAAATTGCTACATCTTTAAGGATCCTAGCTTCAAAATTGTTCATGTTTTAGATAACATTATTATTACGTCTTTCTTTTGGTTATTCTCTAGATACAAAAAAGCTAGGATTAATTGGTCCGTGTGGTTGCAAAACCCATTGGACACTATGTAAGTTTTGTTGCACGTTATTTtttttctagcttcttgctaggATTTTTTTTATCTTAATAAAATCTTCTGCTGTTCCAAAAAAAAAAGTTCGAAATTTTCATATGGAGAGTTCGTTTAAATCGTGTTCCTGCTAGAGTGGAGTTAGACAAACGCGGTATAGATCTTGACTCTCTCTTATGTCCGGTCTGTAATAATGAAGTCGAAACAATAGAACATACCCTTCTTCATTGCTCATTTGCAAGAGATCTTTGGGATAGAGTACTTAGATGGTGGAAGATCGGTCCGGGTTTATATCAAAATCTTGATCATATGTTTCTTGGTCAGAAACCGATGGCTCCATCACCCACATTCTCAAAGTTACGGCAATGTATCTAGTGGGCTTGAGAATATGCTTTATGGCAAAATCGTAATCAAACCGCTTTCAACAAGAAAAAAGGAAGTGGTCCAATGATTCTTAATGAGATACAAATCAAAACTTTTGAATGAATATCACATCGATCCTCAAAGTTGAAGCTCGACTGGAATCAATGGCACCTAAACCCGGCCCCTTTTGATGATCATGGTTGATGTATATGTATAATTTAGTTATTTGATGCTTTAGTCAACTAGCTAAGCTTTATTATTGTATCTTGGTATGCTATCGCATATCCTCCATGTACACATTTTTTCTTAATACAATTtggccttaaaaaaaaaaaaaactttaattaCTTTATACCAAGTTTTTACTTTTATACATGTATTACAACATGCGCAGTTGGTTTCCAACACTAACGATCATTAAACAAATCTCGTATATACTAAAAGAAGCAAATATCTTTGTGGTTTAGAATTTTAAAACTTGTCGTTTCACCTTTTAACTACGTCATTTGATTTTGACTCTTTTTTAAACATGTGGTGTGGTCCTTTTCTCCATttaaagtaaatgacaacaaacAGCCTCTAAACTAGATATACATTGACTAATTGAATATACATACAAATAATCAAAAAGACATGAAAAAGTACCTCGATCCCTTTtttcaacttatatatatatatatatatatatatatatatatatatatatatatatatatatatatatatatatatatatatacggcaaTATCGACATCGAATCTGATTTGTCACTCACACACGCGTTAAGCGAAAACCCAACACGCGACGATGTTGACAGTACCATCGAAAGGGAACAATCCCTCAGAGACCTTCCAAAATCTCATTGATGTTAACGGTACTATCAAATGTTGGAAACTCCCTGCTTGGAGTAAGAATCGACGAGTTGACAGTACTCCAAGTTGGATCTCACCCTCATTCCACTAAAACCAAGTTTCGGTGGTTATTTTTAATATTTCTTTCTTTTAATTTAATTTTCGATAAGTGTATTAATATTAAACTACCGAAAATGTTTCTAATGTAACGCGAGTCATCTCTACTACTGAAACAATGTTTAAGTTTGTAATCAAATCATTTTTCACAGCAACACGCAGACTATTTTCTCAGCTCGTTAATACcaaactagttttttttttttttttttccattctAGTTAATTAATTTTAACGTTAATATATTATGCATGTAGAGAGTAACCACTCACATGAACTACAAATACGTAAATTAAtccacaagtatatatatatatatatatatatatatatatatatatatatatatatatatatatatatatatatatatatatatatatatactaggtttttgagcccgcgTTGCACGAGTGTTTTAGATTCCGTGCAAAGAATGTAaattgcagttcatattggtaAGTAATAGTGATACTAAAAAATAGGAAAAGTATAGAACTATTTAAAAGCTCGTGGTGTTACCAAATTTTTAAAATTCTTTTAGGTATAATAGCCCGCAGTGTTGACGAATTTTTTAAATTGTTGGACTTGGTATActgtatataattataattacattacAATATGTGTTATACAGTTGctgtaatatatgatattaaaaatgcAATTATAATAGGACACTTATAATTTGTCAtgcataataataatatatgaatacTATGTTGTTAAAGCCGTTTTTTATTATTATAGCCCGTATAtcaaatataaaaaataaatattaaatattctctctaaattgtattattatatacatataaccAAATTCAAGGCAAAGTGTGATTGATTTCGGTTTGTTGGCCACGTACGAAAATAAAGGAAACTATTGGTGATAACAATTTTTGTTGGTTATATGTATAAGGATAAAATGATCAATAAAATATATAACATCTCTACTTTTTCTCTGCCGTTATATATTCGTATCTTAAATCTTATAccttaattgtaattgtaattttatacatatatatgtaaaatctacatgtatatattaaattataatgaaCAATTTATTCCAATTAATAAGAAAATGACACTTAAGCAAAAAcctttttgttttatatatatgtataatgtataatatatgtataatatatatatatatatatatatatatatatatatatatatatatatatatatatatatatatatagtgaaaggatccctgAAGAACTCTCCTATGGAGAGAACCCAGCGAACCACGATGTGATTTTACCAAACATCAAAATCAATAAAATTGAAAGTTAAAATCGATTGAAACAAGATCCTAAGACAGCGATTATCAACTTCCTTGAATGATTATACTCCAAATCATCATCGAATTCCTCAATTTCATGATGAACAGTGTAGAATGATGAAGATGAACTACAACTTTGATTTTTACGATTCAGTTGTTTTCAGACCTTGAATCCTTCACAAAATCTTCTAGTCGCTGCTAATGGAACAAGGTAACATCAATTTCAAACATTAATTCAATTGATTTTAGAATCTGCACATTCGATTGAGTAGGTGAATGTTGTAGATGAACTCAATCTCTAtgcagattgaactcaatctgtgtGCAAATTGGGTTCAATCTGTACGAAGATTGAGTTCAATTTGCATAGAGATTGAAGATCAACCTTCAACAGATTGAATGTCATATGTTGATTTCATCTGTTCGATCAATCTGCACATAAAATAagctcaatctgcacgcagattgaaggtTAGTCTGTGCAGATTGAACTCAATCTCCGCTGATTCTCTTggttctctactacctttggttctccatggatcctcaccctatatatatatatatatatatatatatatatatatatatatatatatatatatatatatatatatatatatatatatatatatatatatatatatatagtcaaaagtttaaacgagaaccacaaaacctgcgagaactgcgagaactttaaaATTACAAAGATTTTTACATGTGAGTAGATTGAATCACCCATAAATGCTGATGGAGACTAAGAattaacataaaatagtttgaaaaaactaATATTgtacctatataatcaaatatatatagtTTCTAGTTCACATGTACATATTTGTGTGTGTAACATGTgaacatttaatataattaacaatttaacatgtaaattgtggtaatgaacatatgtttgttaatgatatgagcattaattaacatttgcatgtaatttgttgtatttaaatgcataaaaactacaAAATTAAAAAGTTatcgcagttctcgcctttttgtggttctcgtttgaacctgcctcatatatagtgaaaggattccTGAAGAACTCTCCTATGGAGAGAACCCAGCAAACCACGATGTGATTTTACCAAACATCAAAATCAATAAAATTGAAAGTTAAAATCGATTGAAACAAGATCCTAAGGCAACGATTATCAACTTCCTTGAATGATTATACTTCAAATCATCATCGAATTCCTCAATTTCATGATGAACAGTGTCGAATGATGAAGATGAACTACAACTTTGATTTTTACGATTCAGTTGTTTTCAGACCTTGAATCCTTCACAAAATCTTCTAGTCGCTGCTAATGGAACAAGGTAACATCAATTTCAAACACTAATTCAATTGATTTAGGAATCTGCACATTCGATTGAGTAGGTGAATGTTGTAGATGATATCAATCTCTATGCAGATTAAACTCAATCTGTGTGCAAATTGGGTTCAATCTGTACGAAGATTGAGTTCAATTTGCATAGAGATTGAAGATCAACCTGCAACAGATTGAATGTCATATGTTGATTTCATCTGTTCGATCAATCTGCACATAAAATAAGCTCAATATGcaagcagattgactcaatctgcacgcagattgaaggtTAGTCTGTGCAGATTGAACTCAATCTCCGCTGATTCTCTTGGTTCTCTACTACTtttggttctccatggatcctcaccctatatatatatatatatatatatatatatatatatatatatatatatatatatatatatatatatatatatatatatatatatagtcaaaagtttaAATGAGAACCACAAAACCTGCGAGAACTGCGATAACTTTAAAATTACAAAGATTTTTACATGTGAGTAGATTGAATCACCCATAAATGCTGATGGAGACTAAGAattaacataaaatagtttgaaaaaactaATATTgtacctatataatcaaatatatatagtTTCTAGTTCACATGTACATATTTGTGTGTGTAACATGTgaacatttaatataattaacaatttaacatgtaaattgtggtaatgaacatatgtttgttaatgatatgagcattaattaatatttgcatgtaatttgttgtatttaaatgcataaaaactacaAAATTAAAAAGTTatcgcagttctcgcctttttgtggttctcgtttgaacctgcctcatatatatagatatatatatatatatatatatatatatatatatatatatatatatatatatatatatatatatatatatatatatatatatatatatatatatatatatatatctatgtgtgtgtgtgtgtgtgtgtgtgcgcgcacgCGCGCGCGCGATCCATAGCTAAGCTTAAAAATGGCTAAGAATGGATAAGCAAAAtttcaatttttttataaaaaaaattactatCTTTTTAGGGTATCTTAATATGCAGATTGAGAAAAAAACGCAAAAATTACGAAAAAAAAAATAACGAAATCAttaaaaaatcgatgatgaatgatgataatcgtgatgaatgattaatttatcattcatctggaTTTTGATGAAtcattaatttatcattcatcactattcagatgaatgataaattaatcattcatcacgattattatcattcATCGTCGAATTTTTAACGATTTCGAATATTTTtggtttataaaaatatatattaggaTAGCATTTTGATGCAGATTTATGAatttaaaaaaaactgatttttCTATACCTACTTGGCCACGACAGTTGCTTAGCCATTGATTAgatcactatatatacatatatacatatatatatatatatacatatatatatatatacatatatatatatatatacatatatatatacatatatatatatatatacatatatatatatatatatatatatatatatatgtatagtgataggatcaatggggaagtaatcaattGGGAGGAAGTGGggtgaaacaaattttttttattcgttttttgaaaaaactttgttcacgaacattatatattggatgaaaatatgtacatttaaaaaaggcaatttgtgataaatattttttttagcggaaaaacgctcgaagaaataatatataacaattatcgtgtttttcgagcgtattttgagagtttagatattagggtttagaaatttagggtttagggtttgaattttgggtttagatttaggatatagattgagtttttaacacggatggtttagagtttagggtttagggtttagagactaaacccaaaacactaaaccccaaaccccaaaccctaaactataaatcgggctaaattttgaaaaataaagtacttcacaaaacatgaagaagaaaaaaaatgttcGAAGATTaatattcttcacgatcaatattatcttaaatgttatttttgtcgatcgtttttcgcctaaataataacattcatcacgaaggttGTAACCTCGTGACACATTTGGTGGATTCCCTTTGCATGGGAGTCCTTTAATTTTTTACAAGGGTACTATTGTATCCATTGGGTAATAATCACGAAGGTTGTTACTTCGTGACACATTTGGTGGATTCCCTTTGCGTGGGAATCCTTTAAATTTTTTCAAGGGTACTATTGTATCCCTCGGGTAATAATCACGAAGGTCGTTACTTCGTGATACATTTCGTAGATTCCCTTTACGTGGTAATCCTTTAATTTTTACAAGGGTACTATTGTATCCCTTGGATAATAATCACGAATGTTGTTACTTCGTGACACATTTGGTGGATTCCATTTGCGTGGGAATCCTTTAGTTTTGACAAGGGTAGTTTAGTATCCCTTGGTTAATAATCACGAAGGTCGTTACTTCGTGATACATTTCGTGGATTCCCTTTTCGTGGGAATCCTTTAATTTTTACAAGGGTACTATTGTATCCCTTGGATAATAATCACGAAGGTTGTTACTTCGTGACACATTTGGTGGATTCCCTTTGCGTGGGAATCCTTTAATTTTGACAAGGGTACTTTAGTATCCCTTGGTTAATAATCATGAAGGTCGTTACTTCGTGATACATTTCGTGGATTCCCTTTTCGTGGGAATCCTTTAATTTTTACAAGGGTACTTTAGTATCCCTTGGTTAATAATCACGAAGGTTGTTACTTCGTGACACATTTGGTGGATTCCCTTTGCGTGGGAATCCTTTAATTTTTTACAAGGGTACTTTAGTATCCCTCGCGTAATAATTATGGAGACGTCTCTCCATAAAAATTTTGTTTGGATGTCCCTCAGATGGGGAATCCATTATTTATCATGGTGTCTTTTACCTAGCGAGGATGGGTTTATCTTCCCTTTTCTCCTCGTAGGTTTGTAAATGCTTGTGATCACGGGTGTGTATGGTTGGTATTCCCTTTAGTGGGGAATCCTTGGTGGTATGTTGGGGGCATTAGTAGCTTCCCAACTTACCTAGTGTTGAGGCACTGTTGTTTCACTATTGAGTGATTCATTGCGTATAATTTGAGTTTGGTATGTTAGTCGTTTACCAAAACATGTAGGAAGTGCATTAAAGTTTTTTGAGTAGGAAGTTTATAGGCTTCGACTACATTGTACATTTTACTTCGACTACAAAATAAGCTTGAGCTGAGTCTTAACGGAGGGCAGCCTTTTCATCTTTTCAGTTGTGTGCGATGGATTTTCCCTTTTCGTTCTCCTTTTTGCCTGGACTGCTAGTTTCTCCCCAACTTCTTGTTTCTGGTTCGTCAACTGGGTCATGGAAGCAGCGTGCTTCAATTTCTCCTGCTAGTGTTAATCCGTCGAGTAGTTGATCGTTCATCATGGATTGCGGGCTTAACGGGGTAACTTCGATGTCATCCTCTTGCTTTTCCGCATCCCTTTCTTCTCGTGACATAAAGTTGAATGTCGTTTTGCCTATTGGTACTCGCCCCATGGACGTTTCCATGATACATCCCCTAGGTTCCTCCATGGATAGCATTATGGTCCGTAAGACCTTTTCTCTGTCATAGGTTGAGGCCAACGTCCCTATTCCTTCGGAAGTGTGGAATTTTACTAGCTGATGTATCGTTGAGACTATCATTCCCATCTTTCGCATGGCCACTCTTCCAAGCAATACATTGTGTAGCGAAGCGGATTGGATAATGGCAAGCTTGAGCATTTCGGTTATGGAAAAGGGTGTTTCTCCAATGGTAAGTTCCAACTTGATTTCGCCAATAGGCCATCATTTTTCTCCCGAGAATCCTATCAGAGGGGCTCGGGCCGGCGATAGACGGGTCCTGATAGCTAGGCTGAGCTGggtgaagcaatgttcatacatgacGTCGCAGGCGCTTCCCCCATCGAGGTATATCCTATGGACTCGCCTGTTGTAAATCCTTCCACTTATGGTGACCGGGAGATCCAATGGAATGACGGTATCTAGTGCAAGAAAGATTACTTCTTCATATCCCGTGATTCCGTAACTACTTCCTCTCTTCTTATAGGGCTTATACGAATCAATCGCGAAGATGGCCTTATCTATATGTGGCTTCTTTTCCTCATCTAGCGGCTCTTCTACTCTTTCCTTCTTCGAGTTTCATATCCTTTTGATGAGGTGAGATGATTTCTATGACCAGATTGCTTCTTCGATTGCTGTTTTGAGGTTAAAGCACTCGTCGGTATCATGACCGAAGTCGTTGTGAAAATCACAGAATTTGTTCGTATCTCTTTGTTTCCCCTTGTTCGACAGTCTTCCCGGAGTTTTAAACTGGTTCAATGCCTTCTTAGTGGCTAGTATTTCCTTTAGGGATTTTATGAGCGTACCTATTATCCCTGTAGTCCCTTCAATATGGGTCGAACTTGTTTTTGTCATCCCTTTTTTTGTTCCTTTCCCCTCTTCGTTCTGACCTTTCATTTCATTTATGCGTCGTTTGCTCTTCTTGAACGAAGTTTCCTGCCATTTCCTTTGCATCCAACCAAACATAGGCTTTGTTTAATAGAGCTTCGTAGGTAGAAGGAAGATCTCTACTTAGATGTTCAATGAGGTTGCAGACTTTCGATCCGTACAATAACCCGAGTTCCTTTGAGACTCGGGTAGGTCAGGGATCTGTTGGGTTTCATTGGTGTACCTGACGAGGAAGGCTCTCGTTCCTTCATTATCTCTTTGCCTTATGCTGTGAGCTGCCACATGGTTTTTCTTATGGCGCTTCTGCTGGCTGAACTTGGATCTAAATTGACGCTTAAGATCTTCGAAATTTGAAATCGATTCTCTTGGTAGAGAGTCAAACCATACCCTAGCGTCACTTTTCAGCATGTAGGAGAAGGCGTGACATGCTACCGGTATACTCCATTTTGACATTCTTGCTGCTCCTTCGAAAATGTTTAGGAAGTCGTCTAGGTCATCTTTCCCTTCGTAGTATACTAAATGAGTCAGAATCTTCATCCCGTCAGGAAAGGGGCAGCATTGGATGTTTGACGTGAAGGGTATTTTCTGATTTCCTAAAGGGTTTTCGGTGTTCGGAGTTTCCAATGGTCGGGTAGTTCCTTTATGGTTGTGTGTCCACACGGTTGGCTTAGGGTTTTGCGGCATGTTCCAGGTTTGGTGATAATAGGGGTTGGCTCCCGGTGCTAGGGGAGATTTTGCGAGGTCAGTATGGGCACTGTCCCTACGAATGTGGGATTTTGATTTACACACGGTACTCCATGGGGCCATACGTATTGAGTTTGAGGCAGTTTTATGTTCCAATTTGGGTGTTGAGATGGAACAAAAGTGTTAGGTGCGCGTGGTACAGTAGCTGTTGCGGTAGACACTACACTATGGTTATACAGGGGGTTTACAGAGATTTCCAAGGTTACCTGAGGCTGCAGGGTGCCGGTAGTAGCTGTGTGAGGTGTCATGGTTTGGATAGGGAGGTTTGCTGCGGTGGTGGATG comes from Rutidosis leptorrhynchoides isolate AG116_Rl617_1_P2 chromosome 4, CSIRO_AGI_Rlap_v1, whole genome shotgun sequence and encodes:
- the LOC139842182 gene encoding uncharacterized protein, coding for MLEASFKEEELWNAINECEPNKALRPDGFNLNFYKKFFWLIKGDLMKALEWFHTQNEISKGCNASFFTLIPKVIDPISLGEYRPISFIESYYKIIAKILAKRLQRVISKIIGYEQRAFMKGRYILDSVFVANEMVDYMKSQKRRCLMFKANFKKAFDRINWEFLFTVLDCMGFGKKWILWIKACLSSASISILVNGSPTNEFSLKRGVRQGDPISPYLFIIAVEGLKVNLSKSCLYGVGIQKSHVEELASYLGCNAAKSLSFGGRLTLIKSVLTSLPLYAFSLLRVPSNVINILEGLRRKFFWGGSGDNSKISWVNWNNILLPYESGRLNNESLKAKNLALLGKWWWRFLIEPSALWVKVIKSIHGRDRGFGLFSSNHNLIKSSTWSNIRKIGHEINNLDIQFTTSFVKTINKGESTLFWKDIWIGNQALRERFKRLFKLEKNEDASFPIGSNDIDSWRYNSNGNGLFSTSLLTQQIDEKLLPDVQIPNATARNNFLPQKFEIFVGLLCSSNCMMHRLATKDNLVLKGVLLPNLSCVWCEVNPETEFHVFAACAISRQIWANIGSWIGIVIPTWNSMDDMWYWFNSLPIHGNKRYKKARINWSVWLQNPLDTIVELDKRGIDLDSLLCPVCNNEVETIEHTLLHCSFARDLWDRVLRWWKIGPGLYQNLDHMFLGQKPMAPSPTFSKLRQCI